Within Desulfolithobacter dissulfuricans, the genomic segment GGACAGTGCCGAAATCCGGAGTCTCCCTTCGGTCGCTTACCTGGTCCAGCCATGCTGGTTGATCCGGAAACAGTGGAGAGCGGAGATCCCCTGCCCGAACACTGGCTTGAACCCATAAGGCATAGTATCCAAAGGTGGAATACAGGTCAAGCGATGTACCGACTCAGGCGGGAAATACTGGTCAGCAGCCGTGTTTTACCAGGAAATCATGTACCACCTCGTGCATGATCTCCACCTGGCTGCGACCGGTTTCGTTGACCAGGATCCACACGCAGCGGTGGAAGGCCCGGTAGAGATCCTCGGAGACAAAGAGCTTGATCTCTGCCAGGTCCTGGCCGGCCGGACATCCCTTTGTCCGGAGATCCCTGTCCGACTTATCCTTCATGGCACTGGGCTGTTTTATGGCAGAAGGCGACCACCTCGGTGTAGCGAAGCCCGGTGCCACCGAAGATATCCAGGGCCGAGCCCACGGTGACATCCAGCCTGCCCCGCCCGGCCTGGTGGATGAGTTCCAGATCGCTTAGCGAGGTCACGCCGCCGGCGTAGGTGGTGGGGATGGAGACATGGTCGGCCAGCAGACCGATCAACCGCTCGTCCACTCCCATGCACTTGCCCTCCACGTCCACGGCATGGACGAGAAACTCGTCGCAGAACCGGGCCAGCCAGTCCAGCACCCGGCCATCGAGTCGCAGATCGGTGAATTTCTGCCACCGGTCGGTGACCACGTAATACCCGTCTTCGCGCCAGCGGCAGCTCAGGTCCAGAACCAGGTGCTCCCTGCCCACCTGGCGAACCAGGGCGGTCAAACGCTCCTCGTCCAGGAGTCCGTCATGAAAGACATGGGAGGTGACGATAACATGGGAGGCTCCGCGATCCAGCCACAGGGAAGCGTTGTCGGCCGTGATGCCGCCGCCAAGCTGCAAACCGCCGGGCCAGGCCGAAAGAGCATCAACGGCGGCCTCTTCGTTACCCGGACCAAGCATGATCACATGGCCGCCGGTCAGGTTATCGTCCCGGTACATCCGGGCGTAATGGGAGGGGGGAAATTCAGAGGAAAAATTGGTCTGCAGGTCCGCAGATGCAGTGTCGCTCAGGGTCGAGCCGACAATCTGCTTGACCCTGCCATCATGAAGGTCGATGCAGGGACGAAATCGCATGGCAAATATCTGATAATCATGGTGTCACCGGGTGGCCGGAGGCCGACCCGGTGACGGGAAATCGGCTACGGGATGTCAGCCCTCTTTGACCATCATGGTGGTCGGGTCCAGCTTGAGGGCCGAGGTCGTGGTATCCGGCTCACCCTGGTTACGGATGATATCGAGTTCGATCACTCCGTCTTCAGGCTTGAGGAGAACCACGGTATCGAAAAGATCATCCACCTCGTGGCACGGGGCCGGGACACCGGCCGGCGACATCCGCTGATCATCACGGTGACAGGTGGCGGAAAACCAGGCCTGGAGGCTCATGCTCTCCATCAGATCCTTGATGTCTTCCAGGTCCTCGCGACCGGAATTCTCGAAATCAAAGCCATCGATCACCACGCAGTTGGGCTTGAAGATGTCCTGGAGTACCAGATCATTGAGCCGCTCTTCCAGCCGGGCCCGGGAAAAGGCCGACTCTTTGAA encodes:
- the hisA gene encoding phosphoribosylformimino-5-aminoimidazole carboxamide ribotide isomerase produces the protein MRFRPCIDLHDGRVKQIVGSTLSDTASADLQTNFSSEFPPSHYARMYRDDNLTGGHVIMLGPGNEEAAVDALSAWPGGLQLGGGITADNASLWLDRGASHVIVTSHVFHDGLLDEERLTALVRQVGREHLVLDLSCRWREDGYYVVTDRWQKFTDLRLDGRVLDWLARFCDEFLVHAVDVEGKCMGVDERLIGLLADHVSIPTTYAGGVTSLSDLELIHQAGRGRLDVTVGSALDIFGGTGLRYTEVVAFCHKTAQCHEG